In a single window of the Streptacidiphilus sp. P02-A3a genome:
- a CDS encoding TauD/TfdA family dioxygenase, whose product MTDAYHGPANWLAADMADPREWAVRLTDKQIGVIDSALRSAHRAGATLEALDKEAFPLPGFDGLVTDVRERLENGRGVVVLRGLPAPHYAMDDLRLIYRGLGLYFGTAVAQSARGDLVGDVTNVGGGATSSTGRGNMSNDHLDFHTDSSDVVSLMVLRTAKRGGLSMTVSSVAIRNEIAATRPDCLEVLYQPFYWNWEGQQGAGELPYYQQPLYTEFKGRFASRYIKARILSAYTDFPELPALTELQIEAMSAVDRLAADPRFHLSTTFAPGDIQFLNNHIVYHSRTAFEDFPEPDRKRHLLRMWLSVPNSRALSPAMSAVYRDRSSGAVRGGFASPRW is encoded by the coding sequence ATGACCGACGCGTACCACGGCCCAGCGAACTGGCTGGCTGCCGACATGGCGGACCCCCGTGAGTGGGCCGTCCGACTCACCGACAAGCAGATCGGCGTGATCGACTCTGCGCTGCGCTCGGCGCACAGGGCCGGCGCCACCTTGGAGGCCCTCGACAAGGAGGCGTTCCCGCTGCCCGGCTTCGACGGCCTGGTCACGGACGTCCGGGAGCGCTTGGAGAACGGCCGCGGCGTGGTGGTCCTGCGTGGACTGCCCGCGCCGCACTACGCCATGGACGACCTGCGGCTCATCTACCGGGGGCTGGGCCTGTACTTCGGTACGGCGGTCGCCCAGAGTGCCAGGGGCGACCTGGTGGGGGATGTCACGAACGTCGGCGGTGGCGCGACTTCCTCGACCGGTCGCGGCAACATGTCCAACGACCACCTCGACTTCCACACCGACTCAAGCGACGTGGTGTCACTGATGGTGCTGCGGACGGCGAAGCGCGGCGGACTGAGCATGACGGTCAGCTCGGTGGCGATCCGCAACGAGATCGCCGCCACCCGCCCGGACTGCCTGGAGGTGCTCTACCAGCCCTTCTACTGGAACTGGGAGGGTCAGCAGGGCGCCGGCGAGCTGCCGTACTACCAGCAGCCGCTGTACACCGAGTTCAAGGGCAGGTTCGCGTCGCGCTACATCAAGGCCCGCATCCTGTCCGCGTACACCGACTTCCCCGAGCTGCCGGCGCTGACCGAGCTTCAGATCGAGGCCATGTCGGCGGTCGACCGCCTGGCCGCGGACCCCCGCTTCCACCTCAGCACGACATTCGCACCCGGCGACATCCAGTTCCTCAACAACCACATCGTGTACCACTCGCGCACCGCATTCGAGGACTTCCCCGAGCCGGACCGCAAGCGGCACCTGCTGCGGATGTGGCTCTCGGTCCCCAACAGCCGCGCCCTGAGCCCGGCCATGTCCGC